A single Mercenaria mercenaria strain notata chromosome 9, MADL_Memer_1, whole genome shotgun sequence DNA region contains:
- the LOC128559695 gene encoding uncharacterized protein LOC128559695 — MGGRNPLNFPPFFDKSGNHKYNNRKSVRASKKARKELQGPKKIHFPCFFEENRRTKEYDRNENAAKEIETYNRITQFFMARLAAQEFKALLAIENEMKEEKKKEREMKKERKKADDTKTPKCFGFIRRWFSKSKKKKKSVRFSESVMIKTYDPRSTTDNDGNAHQIQVDVNDVDIRLF, encoded by the exons ATGGGTGGCAGGAATCCTCTAAATTTTCCTCCATTCTTCGACAAAAGTGGAAACCACAAATATAATAACCGTAAATCTGTTCGTGCATCGAAAAAGGCTCGCAAGGAATTACAGGGACCAAAAAAGATCCATTTTCCATGCTTCTTTGAGGAAAATAGACGTACCAAAGAATACGACAGAAATGAAAATGCGGCAAAAGAAATAGAAACTTATAATAGAATAACGCAGTTTTTCATGGCCCGGCTAGCAGCTCAAGAATTCAAAGCTCTCCTTGCGATAGAGAATGAGATGAAGGaggaaaagaaaaaggaaagggAAATGAAGAAAGAGAGAAAA AAAGCAGACGATACAAAGACACCCAAATGTTTTGGTTTTATCCGAAGATGGTTCTCAaagtcaaagaaaaagaaaaagagcgTGAGGTTTAGTGAATCGGTGATGATAAAAACCTATGACCCGCGATCAACAACTGACAATGACGGAAACGCCCACCAAATACAAGTCGACGTGAATGACGTCGACATCCgcctattttaa